TGGGTCTTCGTCTTCTTTTTTCTCGTACAAATCCGTTACGTACAGAATCACGTCAGCATCTTCCAGAGCAGTGTCGACAAATCGCATCATTGATTGGTGTAAAGCGTACTCTGGCTTAAGCATCCCTGGCGTATCAGAATATACAATCTGAAACTCATCACTAGCATCTAACGTACCATTTACGATACCCATAATCCGGTGACGGGTAGTTTGAGCCTTAGAAGTAATGATGGAAAGGCGCTCGCCTACCAAAGCATTCATGAGTGTTGACTTACCCACGTTAGGCTTACCCACAATATTTACAAATCCGGCTCGGTGTGTACTCATTGTTAATAATTTTTACAAAAATATTGTGAATAGTCGGCGAAACCTATAAGTTTGTAATCCGTTTGAAAAAATACATCGCGGGGTGGAGCAGTTGGTAGCTCGTCGGGCTCATAACCCGAAGGTCATAGGTTCGAGTCCTATCCCCGCTACTCTGAAGATCAGGCAGTTATGTTTCACCGTGACTGCCTTTTTTATTTTGGGTACCACACCTTTAAATTTCTTGCCCCTTCGTTCCGGCTAGTCGCAGTCTAACATTGCGTGCTTTGCCCTTTAACTAGAATTAGCAGCTTATCATAAGGCCAACTGATCCTCTACGTACTTCTTATACACCTTCCCAATCTTAAACTGCTGTTCGCCGATCTTCAAGAAATCCGGATTGCGAGTGTGGATGTGAGAGGTGTTGAGAATGTGAGAGCGGCTTACGCGGATAAAGAGCGGGCTAGGGAGCCGTTGCTCAGCTTCTTTTAGAGGAAGTCGGGCTAGGTAGGTCTTTTCTTGAGTATGAATCTTCACGTAGTTTTCTAGGCTTTCTAGATACATAATATTCTCTAGCGGAAGTTGGTACGCCTGGCCTTCCGCCGCAAAGCTGAAGTACTCAGTTTCCGTTAGTTTCATTTCTACTTCCCTCAGTTCAGTAGATCGTGGTGGCTGCTCTTTGAGGTAGCGGTAGGTCATGTATACTCCCAAGCCGAGCAGCGTATAAATCCAGAAATTAAGAATATTCGGTAGAGCATTTTCTAGCTGAAATACGTAGTGCAGAATGAAAAACATATTCACTGAAAAAGCAACCATGGCCAAAGCTGCCCAGCGAAAGTAAGCCCGTTTCTTCCCCTTCAGATACAGGCCATCAAATAGTACAATATTGTGGAAAACAATCCAGCCGTAGAGCAACAGCAGAAAGAAATAGGGAGAGTACTTATTAACCCCAATTCTCTGCTGCATGTGTCCGTAGTCAGTAAGCAAATGAACCACAAAGAGAACCAATAAAGCTACTAGATGGAAGAAGAACCGATTGTTAAGCCACTTACGCATACCAATTTCTAAAATAGGTATTATCCGTCCTCACTACCAACCTTTTGT
This region of Tunicatimonas pelagia genomic DNA includes:
- a CDS encoding LytR/AlgR family response regulator transcription factor produces the protein MRKWLNNRFFFHLVALLVLFVVHLLTDYGHMQQRIGVNKYSPYFFLLLLYGWIVFHNIVLFDGLYLKGKKRAYFRWAALAMVAFSVNMFFILHYVFQLENALPNILNFWIYTLLGLGVYMTYRYLKEQPPRSTELREVEMKLTETEYFSFAAEGQAYQLPLENIMYLESLENYVKIHTQEKTYLARLPLKEAEQRLPSPLFIRVSRSHILNTSHIHTRNPDFLKIGEQQFKIGKVYKKYVEDQLAL